From a single Paraburkholderia edwinii genomic region:
- the pdxA gene encoding 4-hydroxythreonine-4-phosphate dehydrogenase PdxA produces MSHYLPVIGITMGDAAGVGPEIIVKSLAHETVYRQCRPLVIGDAKRLERAAQIVGSAAQVRRIGQPSEARYEPGTIDCIDLGLIPDDLPFGKLSPIAGDGAYQYIARAVDLAKANTIDAICTAPLNKEALHAGGHKFPGHTEMLAHLTGIDEVSMMLVAPQLRVIHVTTHIGIIDAIRKIEPGLVKRTIERGHATLVKAGIENPKIAVCGINPHAGENGLFGYGEEDEKIVPAVRELRERGWNIEGPLPADTLFFRAGRGDFDLVVAMYHDQGHGPVKVLGLEAGVNVTVGLQVVRTSVDHGTAFDIAGKGIADEGSLLEALRQGAELATRRGQHA; encoded by the coding sequence ATGAGCCACTATCTCCCCGTAATCGGCATCACGATGGGCGACGCCGCGGGCGTGGGCCCCGAGATTATCGTCAAGAGCCTCGCACACGAAACGGTTTACCGGCAGTGCCGGCCGCTTGTGATCGGCGACGCAAAACGGCTCGAACGCGCCGCGCAAATCGTCGGCAGCGCGGCGCAGGTGCGCCGCATCGGACAACCGTCCGAGGCGCGCTATGAGCCGGGTACGATCGACTGCATCGACCTCGGGCTGATTCCCGACGATCTGCCGTTCGGCAAACTGTCGCCGATCGCGGGCGACGGCGCTTACCAGTACATCGCGCGCGCGGTCGATCTCGCGAAAGCGAACACGATCGACGCGATCTGCACGGCGCCGCTCAACAAGGAAGCACTGCACGCGGGCGGCCACAAATTCCCGGGCCATACGGAGATGCTCGCGCATCTGACCGGTATCGACGAAGTGTCGATGATGCTCGTCGCGCCGCAGTTGCGCGTGATTCATGTGACGACGCATATCGGCATCATCGACGCGATTCGCAAGATCGAGCCGGGTCTCGTGAAGCGCACGATCGAGCGCGGTCATGCGACGCTCGTGAAGGCCGGCATCGAGAATCCGAAGATCGCCGTGTGCGGGATTAATCCTCATGCCGGTGAAAACGGCTTGTTCGGTTACGGCGAGGAAGATGAGAAGATCGTGCCGGCCGTACGCGAACTGCGCGAGCGCGGCTGGAACATCGAAGGGCCGTTGCCCGCGGATACGCTGTTCTTCCGCGCGGGGCGCGGCGATTTCGACCTCGTCGTCGCGATGTATCACGATCAGGGGCATGGGCCGGTCAAGGTGCTCGGCCTCGAAGCGGGCGTCAACGTAACGGTCGGATTGCAGGTAGTGCGCACGTCGGTCGATCACGGCACGGCGTTCGACATCGCCGGCAAGGGCATTGCCGACGAAGGCAGTCTGCTCGAGGCGCTGCGTCAGGGCGCGGAGCTCGCGACACGGCGTGGGCAGCACGCGTAA
- a CDS encoding DeoR/GlpR family DNA-binding transcription regulator, producing MKVANRREAMLKAVLSGMTDVGALCEHFGMSEATVRRDLRALAEEHRIVRTYGGAAAPVGMHEPEESLETRRQSFREQKDAIARVAAAQVRDGDTIFLDGGTTTAAMARLLAGRRDLRVVTNNLLAIGVLASSDIRVTLIGGDLRPSSMSTLGPIAQLALSRLSVDKAFLGADGVVAGRGLCEASTEQAYLKECVIRQAASVFVLVTSNKLDHASQQHWTPLERAWTLVTDAAREAPQLASFVHHSDVTVLSAAGEAV from the coding sequence ATGAAAGTAGCGAACCGTCGCGAGGCAATGCTCAAAGCCGTGCTGTCCGGCATGACCGATGTCGGCGCGCTGTGCGAGCACTTCGGCATGTCGGAGGCGACCGTGCGGCGCGATCTGCGCGCGCTCGCCGAAGAGCACCGCATCGTGCGCACCTACGGCGGCGCCGCGGCGCCCGTCGGCATGCACGAGCCGGAAGAATCGCTGGAGACGCGCCGTCAGAGTTTTCGCGAGCAGAAGGATGCGATCGCGCGCGTCGCGGCCGCGCAGGTGCGGGACGGCGACACGATTTTTCTCGACGGCGGCACGACGACCGCTGCGATGGCGCGCCTGCTCGCCGGCCGGCGCGATTTGCGCGTCGTAACCAACAATCTGCTCGCGATCGGCGTGCTCGCTTCGAGCGACATCCGGGTCACGCTGATCGGCGGCGATTTACGACCGTCGAGCATGAGCACGCTCGGGCCCATTGCGCAGCTCGCGCTGAGCCGGCTGTCGGTGGATAAGGCGTTTCTCGGCGCCGACGGCGTCGTGGCCGGGCGCGGCCTGTGCGAGGCGAGCACCGAGCAGGCCTATCTGAAAGAGTGCGTGATCCGCCAGGCCGCGAGTGTGTTCGTGCTCGTCACGTCAAACAAGCTCGACCACGCGAGCCAGCAGCACTGGACGCCGCTCGAGCGCGCATGGACGCTCGTCACGGATGCGGCGCGCGAGGCGCCGCAGCTGGCGAGTTTCGTGCATCACAGCGATGTAACCGTGCTGAGCGCCGCCGGCGAGGCAGTGTAA
- a CDS encoding four-carbon acid sugar kinase family protein: MSMLIVADDLSGAADCAIGFANAGRHTVVALGADEAVEAANDAAAGRVAVIALDTDSRRLAPADAASRAAQAWRVLGGTQGVGTSQRRLYKKIDSTLRGNWVAEVAALQPLAGLAIVAPAFPATGRTVREGRVFVRGVPLGETETWQLEHAGKTADLQPMLEEAGLRTALFDVERMRDLPPDLLAQALAEHARAGVHALIVDAQNEADLNLIARATLVLHEAFFWVGSGGLARELAALPELFGNDAPAPVAPLRREGPILTLVGSLSAVSGAQCALLRERTGMAELVVPPAVLRKVESHPESAQWRAAIGAPLAAGRDLLVRIGRDDAFDPSEGTHLSTALAALVEPHVGHLAGLIATGGETARAMLSQAGIGSLELLSEVEPGVAVAQPSDDVRRLTVVTKAGAFGSDHALYGAWLHLRGLQEATRNGSQADSRRAAHASRAPETNSPLN, encoded by the coding sequence GTGAGCATGCTGATCGTTGCCGACGACCTGTCGGGCGCCGCCGATTGCGCGATTGGCTTCGCCAACGCCGGACGCCACACGGTCGTCGCGCTCGGCGCGGATGAAGCAGTCGAAGCCGCAAACGACGCGGCGGCCGGCCGCGTTGCCGTGATTGCGCTTGATACGGATTCGCGACGTCTCGCACCGGCCGATGCGGCAAGCCGTGCGGCGCAGGCGTGGCGAGTGCTCGGCGGCACGCAGGGCGTGGGCACATCGCAGCGGCGTCTGTACAAGAAAATCGATTCAACGCTGCGCGGCAACTGGGTTGCTGAAGTCGCGGCTCTGCAACCGTTGGCAGGCCTTGCGATCGTCGCGCCGGCCTTTCCGGCCACAGGCCGCACCGTGCGCGAAGGACGCGTGTTCGTGCGCGGCGTGCCGCTCGGCGAAACCGAGACATGGCAGCTCGAACACGCGGGCAAGACCGCGGACTTGCAGCCGATGCTCGAGGAAGCGGGCTTGCGCACGGCGCTGTTCGATGTCGAACGGATGCGCGATCTGCCACCCGACCTGCTTGCGCAGGCGCTTGCTGAACACGCTCGCGCCGGCGTCCACGCCCTGATCGTCGATGCGCAAAACGAAGCCGATCTGAATCTGATCGCGCGTGCGACGCTGGTGCTGCATGAGGCGTTCTTCTGGGTCGGCTCCGGCGGTCTCGCGCGCGAGCTCGCCGCGCTGCCCGAGCTGTTCGGCAACGATGCGCCGGCACCCGTGGCGCCGCTGCGTCGCGAAGGGCCGATCCTGACGCTGGTCGGCAGCCTGTCGGCGGTGTCCGGCGCGCAGTGCGCGCTGCTGCGCGAGCGCACGGGCATGGCCGAACTGGTCGTGCCGCCGGCGGTGCTGCGCAAGGTCGAAAGCCATCCGGAAAGCGCGCAATGGCGGGCTGCAATCGGCGCGCCGCTCGCGGCCGGCCGCGATCTGCTCGTGCGCATCGGCCGCGACGACGCATTCGATCCGTCCGAAGGCACGCACCTTTCCACGGCGCTTGCCGCGCTCGTCGAACCGCACGTTGGCCATCTCGCGGGCCTGATCGCGACCGGCGGCGAAACCGCGCGCGCGATGCTCAGTCAAGCGGGCATCGGCAGCCTCGAATTGCTATCCGAAGTTGAACCAGGCGTGGCGGTGGCGCAGCCGTCCGACGATGTGCGGCGGCTCACCGTGGTCACGAAGGCCGGCGCCTTCGGCAGCGATCACGCGCTGTACGGCGCGTGGCTGCATCTGCGAGGTTTGCAGGAAGCGACGCGGAACGGGTCGCAAGCAGACTCACGGCGCGCCGCGCACGCGAGCCGCGCGCCAGAAACGAATTCCCCTCTGAACTGA
- a CDS encoding 2-keto-3-deoxygluconate permease, whose translation MAQVRIKRAIERVPGGMMIVPLLLGALVATFLPDMPKFFGSFTNALFTGALPILAVFYVCMGASIDVKATPYIVKKGGALFAAKVGTAIVVGVVLGHVLGEQPITSGLFAGLSTLAVVAAMNDTNGGLYMALMGQYGRSEDVGAYSIMSLESGPFLTMVTLGVAGLSAFPWQTLVGSILPLAFGMLLGNLDREMRDFLGRAVPVMIPFFALALGAGLDLHKVWQAGLLGIGLGIAVVIVTGIPLYIIDRLTSGTGVAGVSAANTAGNAAAVPALIAAANPVYAEAAKSATLLVAACVVVTAILCPILTAAVAKRVVSTRVGGNRETVQ comes from the coding sequence ATGGCTCAAGTTCGTATCAAGCGCGCGATCGAGCGCGTGCCCGGCGGGATGATGATCGTCCCGTTGCTGCTGGGCGCGCTCGTCGCGACGTTCCTGCCGGACATGCCGAAATTCTTCGGCTCGTTCACGAATGCGCTTTTCACCGGCGCGCTGCCGATTCTCGCGGTGTTTTACGTCTGCATGGGCGCGAGCATCGACGTGAAAGCAACGCCGTACATCGTGAAAAAGGGCGGGGCGCTGTTCGCCGCGAAGGTCGGTACCGCGATCGTGGTCGGCGTCGTACTGGGCCACGTCCTTGGCGAGCAGCCGATCACGTCGGGCCTGTTCGCCGGCCTGTCGACGCTCGCCGTGGTCGCCGCGATGAACGACACGAACGGCGGTCTGTATATGGCGCTGATGGGCCAGTACGGCCGCTCCGAAGACGTCGGCGCGTACTCGATCATGTCGCTCGAATCGGGTCCGTTCCTGACCATGGTCACGCTCGGCGTCGCGGGGCTCTCCGCGTTCCCGTGGCAGACGCTGGTCGGCAGCATTCTGCCGCTCGCGTTCGGCATGTTGCTCGGCAACCTCGATCGCGAAATGCGCGACTTTCTCGGCCGCGCCGTGCCGGTCATGATTCCGTTCTTCGCGCTGGCGCTCGGCGCCGGCCTCGATCTGCACAAGGTCTGGCAAGCGGGCCTGCTTGGTATCGGCCTCGGTATCGCGGTGGTGATCGTGACGGGCATTCCGCTCTACATCATCGATCGTCTGACGAGCGGCACCGGCGTGGCCGGCGTGTCGGCGGCCAACACCGCGGGTAACGCCGCGGCGGTGCCGGCGCTGATTGCCGCGGCGAATCCCGTGTATGCGGAGGCCGCGAAGAGCGCGACGCTGCTCGTCGCCGCATGTGTGGTCGTGACCGCGATTCTCTGTCCGATCCTGACTGCGGCCGTGGCGAAGCGCGTGGTGTCGACGCGCGTCGGCGGCAATCGGGAGACGGTGCAGTGA